Proteins co-encoded in one Oncorhynchus kisutch isolate 150728-3 linkage group LG1, Okis_V2, whole genome shotgun sequence genomic window:
- the LOC109889359 gene encoding protein phosphatase 1 regulatory subunit 12C-like isoform X2 produces MGDTAKDKRQEQLKRWSGSSTEREPAVPRRRWRGDVEDVGGSEAVNNAVSKDHSQDVEGSGSTTGEAHSILLKRRRRVRFDTAAEFLAACASGDTDEAQEMLKDSREMEGKNGDYQGEVVNCANADGITALHQACIDGSMEVMVFLLAQGANINQVDSEGWTPLHVAATCGNLEITDFLLQQGASLTAVNCDGDVPLDIAEDEATESLLHQYTVRQGVDVEAAKRVEEEQIMKDARAWLTEGLPSELRHPKTGATPLHVAAAKGYLEAIKLLCQCGLDVSEMDCDGWTPLHAASHWGQGDACRILAEQLCDMEACSNGGQTPFDVADESVVSLLEELSQKQANWRNEQSIMDRQNPAGSTAAKADNKRRRTSVCRMSSREKMNVQDQSKERRSEGLELGEEKESSPEGSTLSSPDTECATSTVSPAEKTPEEKDVEERDQDRASRTARVQPTPQRKDPLADSPNNTNPDRRKFQAPVRDEESESQRKARSRLMRQSRRSTQGVTLTDLKEAEKTVAKPADPPPSNILHVSPIVTITPAERDTDPVKEVGSEGETRLGVRDRRKGRRERRSTGVVQLGNEHLDAMDEAQQDENHRHSSPSEPQLGDSSPEYKMLYMSVLQENSLLRDKLQETALLLSQSKVELERLRQSQESNTERPALLELERFEKRALQRKAVELEDELKVLVDLRADNQRLKDENAALIRVISKLSK; encoded by the exons ATGGGGGACACAGCAAAGGATAAACGGCAGGAACAATTGAAGCGCTGGTCCGGTTCAAGCACCGAAAGAGAACCGGCTGTGCCCAGGCGAAGGTGGCGGGGCGATGTCGAGGATGTAGGCGGCTCAGAGGCCGTGAACAACGCCGTTTCAAAGGACCATTCTCAGGATGTGGAGGGAAGCGGATCGACCACCGGGGAAGCCCATAGTATTCTACTCAAACGAAG GAGGCGAGTGCGGTTTGATACTGCTGCAGAGTTCCTGGCAGCTTGTGCCAGTGGTGACACAGATGAGGCCCAGGAGATGCTGAAAGATTCAAGAGAGATGGAAGGCAAAAATGGAGACTATCAGGGAGAGGTTGTGAATTGTGCCAATGCTGATGGAATCACAGCTCTTCACCAG GCTTGTATAGATGGGAGCATGGAGGTGATGGTCTTTCTCCTGGCTCAGGGTGCCAACATAAACCAGGTGGACAGTGAGGGCTGGACTCCGCTGCATGTGGCAGCCACCTGTGGGAATCTGGAGATTACTGA TTTCCTTTTGCAGCAGGGTGCGTCTCTCACTGCTGTGAACTGCGATGGCGACGTCCCCCTAGATATAGCTGAAGACGAGGCCACTGAGTCGCTCCTGCACCAATACACGGTGAGACAAG GTGTGGACGTAGAGGCAGCTAAGCGGGTGGAGGAGGAGCAGATCATGAAAGATGCCAGAGCCTGGCTGACAGAGGGGCTTCCCTCAGAACTACGGCATCCCAAAACTGGGGCCACTCCCCTGCATGTGGCTGCAGCCAAGGGCTACCTGGAAGCCATCAA ACTGCTATGCCAGTGTGGTCTGGACGTGTCAGAGATGGACTGTGATGGCTGGACGCCTCTCCACGCAGCGTCACACTGGGGGCAGGGAGATGCCTGCAGGATACTGGCTGAACAGCTCTGCGACATGGAGGCCTGCAGCAATGGG GGTCAGACTCCGTTTGATGTCGCTGATGAGAGTGTTGTGTCACTGCTGGAGGAGCTGTCACAGAAACAAGCCAAC TGGCGTAATGAGCAGTCCATAATGGACAGACAGAACCCTGCAGGCTCTACTGCTGCGAAAGCTGATAACAAACGACGGAG GACCTCCGTGTGCAGGATGAGCAGTAGGGAGAAGATGAACGTGCAGGACCAGTCTAAAGAGAGGAGGTCTGAAGGCCTGGAGCTCGGCGAGGAGAAAGAGAGCAGCCCTG AAGGCTCCACTCTATCCAGTCCAGACACAGAGTGTGCCACCTCCACCGTCAGCCCCGCTGAAAAG ACTCCAGAAGAGAAGGATGTGGAGGAGCGGGACCAGGACAGAGCCAGTCGTACAGCCCGGGTTCAGCCCACCCCCCAGAGGAAAGACCCCCTGGCTGATAGTCCCAACAACACCAACCCAGACAGACGGAA GTTCCAGGCCCCTGTAAGAGACGAGGAGTCTGAGTCTCAGAGGAAAGCACGATCACGCCTCATGCGCCAGTCTCGCCGCTCCACACAG GGTGTGACGCTCACTGACTTGAAGGAGGCAGAGAAGACCGTAGCCAAACCGGCTGATCCACCACCTAGCAACATCCTGCATGTCAGCCCTATAGTCACGATAACACCTGCTGAGAGAG ACACCGACCCAGTGAAGGAGGTCGGGTCCGAGGGAGAGACGCGGCTAGGAGTGAGGGACCGacggaagggaaggagagagagacgctCCACCGGGGTGGTTCAACTAGGG AATGAACATTTGGATGCAATGGATGAAGCCCAACAGGATGAAAACCATCGTCATAGTTCACCCAG TGAGCCTCAGTTGGGAGATTCTTCACCAGAGTACAAAATG CTGTACATGTCGGTGCTGCAGGAGAACAGCCTGCTCAGAGACAAGCTGCAGGAGACGGCGCTGCTGCTCAGCCAGAGCAAAGTGGAGCTGGAGAGACTCCGACAG
- the LOC109889359 gene encoding protein phosphatase 1 regulatory subunit 12C-like isoform X1: MGDTAKDKRQEQLKRWSGSSTEREPAVPRRRWRGDVEDVGGSEAVNNAVSKDHSQDVEGSGSTTGEAHSILLKRRRRVRFDTAAEFLAACASGDTDEAQEMLKDSREMEGKNGDYQGEVVNCANADGITALHQACIDGSMEVMVFLLAQGANINQVDSEGWTPLHVAATCGNLEITDFLLQQGASLTAVNCDGDVPLDIAEDEATESLLHQYTVRQGVDVEAAKRVEEEQIMKDARAWLTEGLPSELRHPKTGATPLHVAAAKGYLEAIKLLCQCGLDVSEMDCDGWTPLHAASHWGQGDACRILAEQLCDMEACSNGGQTPFDVADESVVSLLEELSQKQANWRNEQSIMDRQNPAGSTAAKADNKRRRTSVCRMSSREKMNVQDQSKERRSEGLELGEEKESSPEGSTLSSPDTECATSTVSPAEKQTPEEKDVEERDQDRASRTARVQPTPQRKDPLADSPNNTNPDRRKFQAPVRDEESESQRKARSRLMRQSRRSTQGVTLTDLKEAEKTVAKPADPPPSNILHVSPIVTITPAERDTDPVKEVGSEGETRLGVRDRRKGRRERRSTGVVQLGNEHLDAMDEAQQDENHRHSSPSEPQLGDSSPEYKMLYMSVLQENSLLRDKLQETALLLSQSKVELERLRQSQESNTERPALLELERFEKRALQRKAVELEDELKVLVDLRADNQRLKDENAALIRVISKLSK; the protein is encoded by the exons ATGGGGGACACAGCAAAGGATAAACGGCAGGAACAATTGAAGCGCTGGTCCGGTTCAAGCACCGAAAGAGAACCGGCTGTGCCCAGGCGAAGGTGGCGGGGCGATGTCGAGGATGTAGGCGGCTCAGAGGCCGTGAACAACGCCGTTTCAAAGGACCATTCTCAGGATGTGGAGGGAAGCGGATCGACCACCGGGGAAGCCCATAGTATTCTACTCAAACGAAG GAGGCGAGTGCGGTTTGATACTGCTGCAGAGTTCCTGGCAGCTTGTGCCAGTGGTGACACAGATGAGGCCCAGGAGATGCTGAAAGATTCAAGAGAGATGGAAGGCAAAAATGGAGACTATCAGGGAGAGGTTGTGAATTGTGCCAATGCTGATGGAATCACAGCTCTTCACCAG GCTTGTATAGATGGGAGCATGGAGGTGATGGTCTTTCTCCTGGCTCAGGGTGCCAACATAAACCAGGTGGACAGTGAGGGCTGGACTCCGCTGCATGTGGCAGCCACCTGTGGGAATCTGGAGATTACTGA TTTCCTTTTGCAGCAGGGTGCGTCTCTCACTGCTGTGAACTGCGATGGCGACGTCCCCCTAGATATAGCTGAAGACGAGGCCACTGAGTCGCTCCTGCACCAATACACGGTGAGACAAG GTGTGGACGTAGAGGCAGCTAAGCGGGTGGAGGAGGAGCAGATCATGAAAGATGCCAGAGCCTGGCTGACAGAGGGGCTTCCCTCAGAACTACGGCATCCCAAAACTGGGGCCACTCCCCTGCATGTGGCTGCAGCCAAGGGCTACCTGGAAGCCATCAA ACTGCTATGCCAGTGTGGTCTGGACGTGTCAGAGATGGACTGTGATGGCTGGACGCCTCTCCACGCAGCGTCACACTGGGGGCAGGGAGATGCCTGCAGGATACTGGCTGAACAGCTCTGCGACATGGAGGCCTGCAGCAATGGG GGTCAGACTCCGTTTGATGTCGCTGATGAGAGTGTTGTGTCACTGCTGGAGGAGCTGTCACAGAAACAAGCCAAC TGGCGTAATGAGCAGTCCATAATGGACAGACAGAACCCTGCAGGCTCTACTGCTGCGAAAGCTGATAACAAACGACGGAG GACCTCCGTGTGCAGGATGAGCAGTAGGGAGAAGATGAACGTGCAGGACCAGTCTAAAGAGAGGAGGTCTGAAGGCCTGGAGCTCGGCGAGGAGAAAGAGAGCAGCCCTG AAGGCTCCACTCTATCCAGTCCAGACACAGAGTGTGCCACCTCCACCGTCAGCCCCGCTGAAAAG CAGACTCCAGAAGAGAAGGATGTGGAGGAGCGGGACCAGGACAGAGCCAGTCGTACAGCCCGGGTTCAGCCCACCCCCCAGAGGAAAGACCCCCTGGCTGATAGTCCCAACAACACCAACCCAGACAGACGGAA GTTCCAGGCCCCTGTAAGAGACGAGGAGTCTGAGTCTCAGAGGAAAGCACGATCACGCCTCATGCGCCAGTCTCGCCGCTCCACACAG GGTGTGACGCTCACTGACTTGAAGGAGGCAGAGAAGACCGTAGCCAAACCGGCTGATCCACCACCTAGCAACATCCTGCATGTCAGCCCTATAGTCACGATAACACCTGCTGAGAGAG ACACCGACCCAGTGAAGGAGGTCGGGTCCGAGGGAGAGACGCGGCTAGGAGTGAGGGACCGacggaagggaaggagagagagacgctCCACCGGGGTGGTTCAACTAGGG AATGAACATTTGGATGCAATGGATGAAGCCCAACAGGATGAAAACCATCGTCATAGTTCACCCAG TGAGCCTCAGTTGGGAGATTCTTCACCAGAGTACAAAATG CTGTACATGTCGGTGCTGCAGGAGAACAGCCTGCTCAGAGACAAGCTGCAGGAGACGGCGCTGCTGCTCAGCCAGAGCAAAGTGGAGCTGGAGAGACTCCGACAG
- the LOC109894383 gene encoding nicotinate-nucleotide pyrophosphorylase [carboxylating]-like has protein sequence MTTPQYDLSNTLPPHTLTRLAREWLAEDTPNFDPAGLCVGSHEVEARLLCKTPCSMLAGRPFFTAVFTELSCAVEWAHKEGAQLGPNAVTQTAVVRGPARCILLGERPALNCLARASGIATRCSQLQSIAREADWHGHVAGTRKTTPGFRLVEKYAMLVGGVSIHRQDLSGMVMLKDNHIWASGSITQAVRDARSVCGFSSKIEVECGSREEGSEAATAGADIVMLDNFKPQELHAAAKLLKEEFPSVLIEASGGVTPDSLPQYLSPHVDIISLGCITQGCPVVDFSLKVQKPVPFPIIFQSK, from the exons ATGACGACTCCTCAGTATGACCTGTCAAACACGCTCCCTCCCCACACACTGACCCGGCTGGCACGGGAGTGGCTGGCAGAGGACACACCAAACTTTGACCCTGCAGGGCTGTGTGTGGGGTCACATGAGGTCGAGGCCAGGTTGTTGTGTAAAACGCCGTGCAGCATGCTGGCAGGCAGGCCTTTCTTCACTGCTGTCTTCACTGAGCTCAGCTGCGCTGTGGAATGGGCACACAAAGAGGGAGCACAGCTCG GTCCAAATGCGGTGACCcagactgctgtggtcagaggcCCAGCAAGGTGTATCCTCCTCGGGGAGAGACCGGCCCTCAACTGCTTGGCCCGGGCCTCGGGGATAGCCACCCGCTGCTCCCAGCTACAGAGCATCGCCAGGGAGGCAGACTGGCATGGCCATGTGGCTGGCACGCGTAAAACCACCCCTGGGTTCCGGCTGGTGGAGAAGTATGCAATGCTGGTGGGCGGCGTGTCCATACACAGACAGGACCTGAGTGGGATGGTGATGCTGAAAGACAATCATATATGGGCATCAGGGAGTATCACACAG GCGGTGAGGGATGCCCGCTCGGTGTGTGGCTTCAGCAGTAAGATCGAGGTGGAGTGCGGCAGCCGGGAGGAGGGCAGTGAGGCGGCCACGGCAGGCGCCGACATCGTCATGCTGGACAACTTTAAGCCACAG GAACTCCATGCGGCAGCCAAGCTTCTGAAGGAGGAGTTCCCTTCTGTGCTAATCGAGGCCAGTGGAGGGGTGACCCCAGACTCCCTGCCCCAGTATCTCTCCCCCCATGTGGACATCATCTCTCTGGGCTGCATCACCCAGGGCTGCCCAGTGGTAGACTTCTCCCTCAAGGTTCAAAAGCCTGTTCCCTTTCCAATTATTTTCCAATCAAAGTAA